The proteins below come from a single Desulfatiglans anilini DSM 4660 genomic window:
- a CDS encoding type II toxin-antitoxin system RelE/ParE family toxin, whose amino-acid sequence MIKSFKHKGLEEFFYTGVKKGIKPEHANRLERILDRLNAATEIKDMNYPGSSLHLLSGDKKGFYAVKVSGNWRVFFQFIDSDAYVVDYDDYH is encoded by the coding sequence ATGATAAAATCGTTTAAACATAAAGGTTTGGAAGAATTCTTTTATACGGGGGTCAAGAAAGGAATTAAGCCTGAACATGCAAACAGGCTTGAACGAATCCTCGACCGCCTCAATGCTGCAACTGAGATTAAGGATATGAATTACCCTGGCTCATCCCTTCACCTGTTGAGCGGCGATAAAAAAGGATTTTATGCAGTGAAAGTATCAGGCAATTGGCGAGTTTTTTTTCAATTTATCGACAGTGATGCATATGTTGTGGATTACGATGATTACCATTAG
- a CDS encoding HigA family addiction module antitoxin: MTRCPTHPGSIIKEDYLLPLSITIKDMAESLGVSRKTLSKIINERGAVTPEMALRLSRAFHTTPDFWLNLQKNFDLWQAETESQEWKKVKPFPREMLHDHDASPNCEPAT; this comes from the coding sequence ATGACGAGATGTCCGACACATCCGGGCAGCATAATAAAAGAAGACTATCTCTTGCCTCTATCCATCACAATCAAGGATATGGCTGAATCGCTCGGAGTTTCGAGAAAAACATTATCTAAAATTATAAATGAAAGAGGTGCCGTCACACCGGAGATGGCCTTGCGCTTGTCACGTGCCTTTCATACCACTCCGGACTTTTGGCTTAATTTGCAGAAAAATTTTGACCTTTGGCAAGCGGAAACAGAATCGCAAGAATGGAAAAAGGTAAAGCCATTTCCCCGAGAAATGCTCCATGATCATGATGCATCGCCCAACTGCGAACCAGCCACTTGA